The Lewinellaceae bacterium genome has a segment encoding these proteins:
- a CDS encoding SDR family oxidoreductase: MGILNGKRGVIFGALDERSIAWKVAEACVAEGAKITLTNAPVAMRFGEINKLAEKLDAVIIPADATSMDDLNNLFEKSMEVLGGKLDFVLHSIGMSINVRKGRDYTDLNHEWMLKSFDVSAVSFHKMMQSLWHLDAMNDWGSILALTYMAAQRTFPDYSEMAEAKALLESFARSFGYHFGTRNKVRVNTISQSPTVTTAGSGVKGFGDFFDYADKMSPLGNASADACAAYCLTLFSDYTKMVTMQNLFHDGGFSNMGMNPAVLEG, encoded by the coding sequence ATGGGAATTTTAAATGGAAAACGCGGCGTCATTTTTGGTGCCCTCGACGAAAGGTCGATTGCATGGAAAGTAGCTGAAGCCTGCGTGGCGGAAGGGGCGAAAATCACGCTCACCAATGCACCCGTAGCCATGCGTTTCGGAGAGATCAACAAGCTGGCTGAAAAATTGGATGCAGTGATTATTCCTGCCGATGCCACAAGTATGGACGATCTCAATAATCTTTTCGAAAAATCTATGGAAGTTTTGGGCGGGAAACTCGACTTTGTATTGCACTCCATTGGAATGTCCATCAACGTTCGTAAAGGCCGTGATTATACCGATCTGAACCATGAATGGATGCTGAAGTCTTTCGACGTTTCAGCGGTCTCCTTTCACAAAATGATGCAATCCCTCTGGCACCTTGATGCCATGAACGATTGGGGGTCTATCCTGGCCCTGACCTATATGGCGGCACAACGCACCTTCCCTGATTATAGTGAAATGGCGGAAGCTAAAGCGCTGCTGGAGTCTTTTGCCCGGAGTTTCGGATACCATTTTGGTACGAGAAACAAAGTACGCGTGAATACCATTTCTCAATCACCTACCGTTACCACTGCAGGATCGGGGGTAAAAGGTTTTGGCGACTTTTTCGATTATGCAGATAAGATGTCTCCCCTGGGAAATGCTTCTGCCGATGCCTGCGCCGCTTATTGCCTGACCCTCTTTTCCGATTACACCAAAATGGTGACCATGCAAAATCTCTTCCATGATGGAGGATTTTCAAATATGGGGATGAATCCGGCAGTTTTGGAAGGCTAA
- the recN gene encoding DNA repair protein RecN produces MIKNLLIKNYAIIESLEIDFPDGLTIITGETGAGKSILLGALGLILGQRADSKVLYEEDKKCVVEGVFDVRDYGLRSFFESNEVDYDDELILRREISPSGKSRAFVNDTPVNLNILKSLSAALIDLHHQFDTLDIHRQDFQMKMLDALAENKTLLEDYRSEYRAFQQAKKQLEALRTSSAQSSRELEFVNFQLNELHEAELVEGEQDKLEEELSQLTHAEEVKKNLLSSMQQLFEDEQSISSQLTEISNLLSASGRMNTKVEAIADRFLAVTEELNDIGRQIEKVADNTEYDEERITESQQRLDIIYRLQQKHSVKDLDALLLIQKELEEKSDSFANQSQEEEKLERQIAGYEKSLMVKAREIQQKRLAIIEPFEQKVLKLLAQLAMPQAQFHINLSDTGQLGAAGLDEANFLFSANKGGTLQKIREVASGGELARLSLVTKSLVASAIPLPTLIFDEIETGISGDVALKMGEILRQLSNEHQVVSITHSPQIASKADAHYFVYKKDTEERTIARVRLLDEEEKVRAIAVMLSQNPPGEAAMQNARELLGLNQK; encoded by the coding sequence ATGATTAAAAACCTATTGATAAAAAATTACGCGATCATTGAATCGCTGGAAATAGATTTTCCGGATGGATTGACTATTATCACCGGTGAAACGGGAGCAGGAAAATCCATCCTGTTGGGGGCTTTAGGTCTGATCCTTGGCCAGCGTGCTGATAGCAAGGTTTTATATGAGGAAGATAAAAAGTGCGTGGTGGAAGGCGTTTTTGATGTGCGTGATTATGGCCTTAGGTCTTTTTTTGAATCCAATGAGGTGGATTACGATGACGAATTGATCTTGCGCAGAGAGATCAGCCCCAGCGGTAAATCAAGGGCATTTGTCAATGACACTCCTGTCAATCTCAATATCCTGAAAAGCCTGAGTGCTGCCCTCATAGACCTGCACCACCAATTCGATACCCTCGATATTCATCGCCAGGATTTCCAGATGAAAATGCTGGATGCCCTTGCAGAAAACAAGACCTTACTGGAAGATTACCGTTCTGAATACCGCGCTTTCCAGCAGGCCAAAAAACAGCTGGAAGCCCTGAGAACTTCATCGGCTCAATCTTCCCGTGAGCTCGAATTTGTCAATTTTCAGCTCAACGAACTCCACGAAGCAGAACTGGTTGAAGGAGAACAGGACAAACTCGAAGAAGAGTTATCCCAACTGACCCATGCTGAAGAAGTAAAGAAAAATTTATTGTCCAGTATGCAACAACTGTTTGAGGATGAGCAGTCTATCAGTAGTCAGCTCACTGAGATCAGTAATTTGTTGTCCGCCTCAGGACGCATGAATACAAAGGTGGAGGCCATCGCCGACCGTTTCCTGGCCGTGACGGAGGAGTTGAATGACATTGGCCGACAGATCGAAAAAGTGGCTGATAATACGGAATATGATGAAGAGCGCATCACGGAAAGTCAGCAAAGACTCGACATCATTTACCGCCTCCAGCAAAAACACAGTGTGAAGGATCTTGATGCATTACTTTTGATCCAAAAAGAGTTGGAAGAAAAATCAGATTCCTTTGCCAATCAGAGCCAGGAAGAGGAAAAGCTCGAACGACAAATTGCCGGGTATGAAAAAAGCCTCATGGTAAAAGCCCGTGAAATACAGCAAAAAAGACTGGCCATTATCGAACCTTTTGAACAAAAGGTACTCAAATTATTGGCCCAACTGGCGATGCCACAGGCTCAGTTCCATATTAATTTATCGGATACCGGTCAGCTCGGTGCTGCCGGACTGGATGAAGCCAATTTTCTGTTTTCGGCCAATAAAGGAGGAACCTTGCAGAAAATCAGGGAGGTGGCCTCGGGAGGTGAACTCGCCCGTCTTTCCCTGGTGACCAAATCTCTCGTGGCGAGTGCGATACCCTTACCTACGCTGATCTTTGATGAAATAGAAACAGGGATTTCCGGCGACGTAGCCTTGAAAATGGGCGAAATTTTGCGACAATTATCGAATGAACACCAGGTGGTTTCCATTACCCATTCGCCTCAGATCGCCTCAAAAGCGGATGCCCATTATTTTGTGTACAAAAAGGATACGGAAGAACGAACCATCGCGCGCGTCCGTTTGCTGGACGAAGAAGAAAAGGTCAGGGCCATTGCCGTAATGCTGAGTCAGAATCCCCCCGGGGAAGCTGCCATGCAAAATGCCAGGGAATTGCTTGGGTTAAACCAAAAATAA
- a CDS encoding superoxide dismutase — translation MAFQLPDLPYAYDALEPNIDARTMEIHHTKHHAGYTNNLNNAIAGTELENMSIEDILANISKYSGAVRNNGGGFYNHDLFWKVMSPNGGGEPSERMNIHKAINRDFGSFAEFKSKFAAAAATRFGSGWAWLCVDNKDKLFICSTANQDNPLMDVVEEKGTPILGLDVWEHAYYLNYQNRRPDYIEAFFNVIDWNAVTKRYNDANEGASDF, via the coding sequence ATGGCTTTTCAATTACCTGATTTACCTTACGCTTACGATGCGCTTGAGCCAAATATCGACGCACGTACCATGGAGATTCATCATACCAAGCACCATGCAGGGTACACTAACAACCTAAATAATGCCATTGCCGGAACGGAACTTGAGAATATGTCTATCGAGGATATTCTGGCTAATATTTCCAAATATTCCGGGGCCGTCAGAAATAACGGTGGTGGGTTTTACAATCACGACCTGTTTTGGAAGGTGATGTCTCCCAATGGGGGAGGAGAGCCTTCTGAGCGTATGAATATCCACAAAGCCATCAACCGTGATTTTGGCTCATTTGCGGAATTCAAATCTAAATTCGCCGCCGCTGCCGCTACTCGCTTCGGATCCGGATGGGCCTGGTTGTGTGTGGATAATAAGGATAAACTGTTTATCTGTTCTACGGCCAATCAGGATAATCCACTGATGGATGTAGTGGAGGAAAAGGGTACCCCAATTCTCGGACTCGATGTTTGGGAGCACGCTTACTACCTCAATTATCAAAACAGAAGACCTGATTACATCGAAGCTTTCTTCAATGTAATTGACTGGAATGCCGTAACCAAGCGTTATAATGACGCCAACGAGGGGGCTTCAGATTTTTAA
- a CDS encoding adenylate/guanylate cyclase domain-containing protein → MRILNIVRLKIKGQRVAWITIGWTMAALLDNINTRTIGASRYIEVLPDYEFNFVFNINIFSAFLAGIISGSLLIFYLRERFRKASFGYAILINALIISALNVAISALSYTLFIAFKLGLGLFHPEVLELSSRLIQDTMFYKKLLFWFFLVMLTIIGLHVNEKYGQGILGKLIMGKYLRPREEERIFMFVDIRSSTTIAEQLGHLRFFELLNDFYRDLTNPIIYKSGEIYQYVGDEIVVSWPMKEGLHNASCLRCFYDIKATLETLSGEYKKKYGLVPVVKAGLHCGLVTTGEIGVIKKDIVFSGDVMNTTSRIQAQCNRFGVDILLSKTLLDKLKLPPDEFPRKRVGMIELRGRRQKVELYSFGDEEAEVEMEKRMTRRRR, encoded by the coding sequence ATGAGAATTCTTAATATTGTCAGATTAAAGATAAAAGGGCAAAGAGTGGCCTGGATCACCATCGGCTGGACCATGGCAGCATTGCTCGACAATATAAATACCCGAACCATTGGAGCCTCCCGGTATATTGAGGTGTTGCCGGATTACGAATTCAACTTTGTTTTCAACATTAATATTTTCAGTGCCTTTTTAGCGGGTATTATTTCCGGAAGCCTGCTGATCTTCTACCTTCGGGAAAGATTCAGAAAAGCATCCTTCGGCTATGCAATTTTGATCAACGCGCTGATCATTTCAGCCCTCAATGTGGCCATCAGCGCTCTTTCCTATACTTTGTTCATTGCCTTCAAACTCGGGCTCGGCCTTTTTCACCCGGAAGTTCTGGAACTTAGCTCAAGACTGATCCAGGACACGATGTTTTACAAAAAACTGCTGTTTTGGTTTTTCCTGGTCATGCTGACCATAATAGGGCTGCACGTCAACGAAAAGTACGGCCAGGGCATTCTAGGAAAGCTCATCATGGGGAAATACCTGCGCCCCAGGGAGGAAGAACGCATTTTTATGTTTGTCGACATTCGTTCCTCCACTACTATTGCCGAACAGCTGGGACACCTTCGCTTTTTTGAATTGCTCAATGATTTTTACCGCGACCTGACCAATCCCATCATTTATAAATCAGGAGAAATTTACCAGTACGTCGGAGACGAAATCGTCGTATCCTGGCCTATGAAGGAGGGACTGCATAATGCCAGTTGCCTTCGTTGTTTTTATGACATCAAGGCCACACTGGAAACCTTATCCGGCGAATACAAAAAAAAGTATGGCCTCGTTCCTGTCGTAAAAGCCGGCCTGCACTGCGGCCTTGTAACCACCGGAGAGATCGGTGTGATCAAAAAAGATATCGTTTTTTCGGGAGATGTCATGAATACCACTTCCCGCATCCAGGCGCAATGCAACCGCTTCGGGGTGGATATCCTGCTTTCCAAAACCCTGCTCGACAAACTCAAACTTCCCCCGGATGAGTTTCCCCGGAAAAGAGTCGGTATGATCGAGTTGCGCGGCAGACGCCAAAAAGTGGAACTCTATTCCTTTGGCGACGAGGAAGCTGAGGTGGAAATGGAAAAAAGAATGACGCGAAGACGGAGGTAG